A genome region from Blautia coccoides includes the following:
- a CDS encoding aminoglycoside phosphotransferase family protein has translation MISMTKNTQSTETLKQMAQKAFPREACTEILELTEGYFNVAYLLRFDSGRESVLKIAPPKDARIMSYEKNIMYSEITAMRLAAQKTDVPVAEILFFDDSITLCSSPYFFMEKLEGESLSSLADSLPESDIKEIRKDTGILNRKINSITGEQFGYMGLPQMQNKNWYMVFCCMIDMALTDAEVMSVDLKISVPKLKGYLEKSKALFEQVTIPRLVHWDLWDGNIFIKNGRITGLIDWERSMWADPLMEVGFRTYRQEPDFLLGYGIEALSFEEQLRALWYDIYVTMLAAQECAYRQYDTTQMYDWATGMLTEKFSQLSRHYDPDSKL, from the coding sequence ATGATAAGCATGACAAAAAACACACAGTCCACAGAAACCCTGAAACAAATGGCACAAAAAGCCTTTCCCCGTGAAGCCTGCACGGAGATCCTGGAACTGACCGAGGGATATTTCAATGTGGCCTATCTTCTGCGTTTTGACAGCGGACGGGAAAGTGTCTTGAAAATCGCCCCGCCCAAAGACGCGCGGATCATGTCCTACGAAAAAAATATCATGTACAGTGAAATAACCGCCATGAGATTAGCCGCTCAGAAGACAGATGTGCCTGTGGCGGAAATCCTCTTCTTTGATGACAGCATCACGCTGTGCAGCTCCCCCTACTTTTTCATGGAAAAGCTGGAAGGAGAAAGCCTCTCCTCCCTGGCGGATTCCCTGCCGGAATCTGACATAAAAGAGATCCGAAAGGATACCGGGATACTGAACCGGAAGATCAACAGCATTACCGGAGAACAGTTCGGCTATATGGGCCTGCCTCAAATGCAGAACAAAAACTGGTACATGGTTTTTTGCTGTATGATAGACATGGCCTTGACAGACGCAGAAGTCATGTCCGTGGATTTAAAAATTTCTGTTCCAAAGCTCAAAGGATATCTTGAGAAAAGCAAAGCTCTGTTTGAGCAGGTTACCATCCCCCGCCTGGTACACTGGGACTTATGGGATGGCAACATATTCATCAAAAACGGCAGGATCACCGGACTCATTGACTGGGAGCGCAGTATGTGGGCTGATCCTCTTATGGAGGTGGGTTTCCGTACCTACAGACAGGAGCCTGATTTCCTCCTTGGTTACGGCATAGAAGCATTATCTTTTGAGGAGCAGCTTCGTGCCCTCTGGTATGATATCTATGTGACAATGCTGGCAGCCCAGGAATGCGCTTACAGACAGTATGATACCACCCAGATGTATGACTGGGCCACAGGAATGCTCACGGAAAAATTCTCCCAATTAAGCCGCCATTACGATCCGGACTCTAAACTGTGA
- the abc-f gene encoding ribosomal protection-like ABC-F family protein, whose product MAKISVSGLTFCYDGSYDDVFCDASFMIDTNWKLGLIGRNGKGKTTLLKLLLGQYSYRGSISSSVLFDYFPFRIREEEMERDTIEVIEGVQPEYGLWRICRELDLLQMEADILYRPYQTLSHGERTKVMLAVLFSRENYFLLIDEPTNHLDMETRKLLCDYLKSKKGFILVSHDKWLLDSCIDHVLALERNQIEVEKGNFSSWWENKKRRDQFEISENEKLKQEIKKMEESARKASAWADKAEQTKIGFDPVKEHDRSMGTRAYIGEKARRMQQRRKNLERRQQTAVREKEHLLKNLEQPAQLRLTPLTHHKETYIRVKDAAVSYDGYQVIDNFSMELKQGDRILLQGKNGCGKSSILKMILQDAGMGMALSGSEGLEVSGLHELAAGLKISYINQDTSFLQGSLDAYIERESIDSSLFRAVLRKLDFERIQFEKRMEEYSEGQKKKVLIASSLLKPAHLYIWDEPMNYIDIFSRMQIENLILEYEPTMLLVEHDKDFADRCATQVITV is encoded by the coding sequence ATGGCAAAAATAAGCGTTTCAGGATTGACTTTTTGTTATGACGGAAGTTATGATGATGTATTTTGTGATGCCTCTTTTATGATCGACACAAATTGGAAATTGGGACTTATCGGAAGGAACGGCAAGGGAAAGACTACACTACTCAAGCTGCTTTTGGGGCAGTATTCCTACAGGGGAAGTATCAGCAGCTCTGTTTTATTTGACTATTTTCCTTTCCGGATCAGGGAGGAGGAGATGGAACGTGATACCATTGAGGTGATTGAAGGTGTACAGCCTGAATATGGGCTGTGGAGAATCTGCCGGGAATTGGATCTGCTGCAAATGGAGGCGGACATTCTCTATCGTCCCTATCAGACTCTGAGCCACGGGGAACGCACAAAGGTCATGCTGGCTGTACTCTTCTCTAGGGAGAATTATTTTTTGCTCATTGATGAGCCAACCAATCACCTTGATATGGAGACAAGAAAACTGCTGTGTGATTATCTGAAGAGTAAAAAGGGATTTATCCTGGTGTCTCACGACAAATGGCTGCTGGACTCCTGCATTGACCACGTACTGGCTCTGGAGCGGAACCAGATTGAGGTGGAGAAGGGAAACTTCAGTTCATGGTGGGAAAATAAAAAAAGGAGAGACCAGTTTGAAATATCTGAGAATGAAAAGCTGAAGCAGGAGATAAAGAAAATGGAGGAATCTGCTAGAAAAGCCTCGGCCTGGGCAGATAAAGCGGAGCAGACGAAAATCGGCTTCGATCCTGTAAAAGAGCACGATCGGTCTATGGGCACAAGGGCATATATTGGGGAAAAGGCCAGGCGGATGCAGCAGAGAAGAAAAAACCTGGAACGCAGGCAGCAGACAGCAGTCAGGGAAAAAGAACATCTGTTGAAAAATCTGGAACAGCCGGCTCAACTTCGGCTTACACCTCTCACCCATCATAAGGAGACTTACATCAGAGTAAAGGATGCCGCTGTCTCTTATGACGGTTATCAGGTGATCGATAATTTCAGTATGGAACTAAAACAGGGAGACCGCATTTTACTGCAGGGAAAAAACGGCTGCGGAAAGTCCAGCATACTGAAAATGATCCTGCAGGACGCCGGCATGGGCATGGCCCTTTCCGGTTCAGAGGGTCTGGAGGTTTCTGGGCTGCACGAGCTGGCAGCAGGGCTTAAAATCTCATATATCAATCAGGATACTTCCTTTTTACAGGGGAGTCTGGATGCGTATATTGAGCGGGAATCCATAGACAGCAGCCTTTTTCGGGCTGTACTGCGCAAGCTGGATTTTGAGAGAATCCAATTTGAAAAGCGTATGGAGGAATATTCAGAAGGCCAGAAAAAGAAGGTTCTCATAGCATCCAGCCTCCTGAAACCTGCGCATCTCTACATTTGGGATGAGCCAATGAACTATATTGACATTTTTTCCAGGATGCAGATTGAGAATCTGATCCTGGAGTATGAACCCACCATGCTTTTGGTAGAGCACGATAAGGATTTCGCAGACCGCTGTGCCACTCAGGTGATCACAGTTTAG
- a CDS encoding D-alanyl-D-alanine carboxypeptidase family protein, producing MEKRERTGKTGRRMTIRQRRRQRRRRRVLAAVMLSVVLLSFTAYFVLGQDKGGRESLSGLNSPNAILVELETGKVLGEKKADEKIYPASLTKIMTAVLAVENIGDLQERIIVPEEIFPKLYEEGASMAGFCPGEEAVGLDLLYGVLLPSGAECCLTFADRIAGSEEVFVDMMNEKAKELGMEHTHFTNSTGLQDEDHYSTVRDISVLLRYALAGDTFRQVFTSSSYSTNPSACHPEGFTFASTMFQEMNSAAVTDGEILGGKTGYTKEAGLCLASLAVIGQKEYILITAHARGDHETRQYHVEDAVKVYTQLGKQLPG from the coding sequence ATGGAAAAAAGAGAAAGAACAGGAAAAACAGGCAGGAGGATGACAATAAGGCAGCGAAGAAGACAGCGAAGGAGGAGACGCGTGTTGGCGGCAGTTATGCTGTCTGTGGTCCTGCTGAGTTTTACCGCGTATTTTGTTTTAGGACAGGATAAAGGGGGGAGGGAAAGCTTGAGCGGACTGAACAGTCCGAATGCCATTCTGGTAGAGCTGGAAACAGGGAAAGTCCTGGGGGAGAAAAAAGCAGATGAAAAAATATATCCGGCTTCCCTTACAAAAATCATGACAGCAGTTCTCGCTGTTGAGAATATCGGGGATCTACAGGAAAGAATTATCGTTCCAGAAGAAATTTTCCCAAAGCTTTATGAGGAGGGGGCATCCATGGCTGGGTTTTGCCCCGGTGAAGAGGCTGTGGGGCTGGATCTGCTCTATGGGGTGCTGCTTCCATCCGGTGCGGAGTGTTGTCTGACCTTTGCTGATAGGATCGCCGGCTCAGAAGAGGTTTTTGTGGACATGATGAATGAAAAAGCAAAGGAGCTTGGAATGGAACATACCCATTTTACGAATTCTACAGGTCTTCAGGATGAGGATCATTACTCCACAGTCAGGGATATCTCCGTACTTCTTCGGTATGCATTGGCCGGCGACACCTTCCGCCAGGTGTTTACCAGCAGCAGCTACAGCACAAATCCATCTGCATGTCATCCTGAGGGATTCACATTTGCCAGCACCATGTTCCAGGAGATGAACAGCGCGGCTGTGACAGACGGGGAGATCCTGGGAGGAAAAACAGGGTATACGAAAGAGGCAGGACTCTGTCTTGCCAGTCTGGCGGTGATCGGCCAAAAAGAGTACATCCTCATTACCGCCCATGCCAGGGGAGACCATGAGACAAGGCAGTATCATGTGGAGGATGCAGTGAAGGTATATACGCAGTTGGGAAAACAGCTTCCGGGATAG
- a CDS encoding sensor histidine kinase: MDTKLKGRILFLLKIIMGIYGILIVCYGIFYLVDTFGNGLFLDWFANKFVIITSHGNTETGDLFYSQEISWSVLKDFLLKCFCAIVLFMAAVISLVIHFYTKHKVADARKEAGKLIRIYMDTENADAEALFTSRYEEIGTEMERVKNTMQRHEQILKEESRRKSDLLTYLAHDLKTPLTSVMGYLSLLREAPDMPEEQKERYVGIAFDKACRLESLLNEFFEITRYNLQEIPLEKETIDLYYMLVQMMDEFYPILSAHGNTAILHADENLRLYGDPEKLARVFNNILKNAVAYSYPDTAIEITARETDEAVEISFANKGKTIPKQKLESIFEKFFRLDEARGSNTGGAGLGLAIAKEIIEQHGGCLRAESKEELTVFCVSLPLH; this comes from the coding sequence ATGGATACAAAATTGAAGGGTAGAATACTGTTTCTGTTAAAAATTATTATGGGTATTTATGGAATCCTTATTGTCTGTTACGGTATTTTTTATTTGGTGGATACATTTGGAAACGGTCTGTTTTTGGACTGGTTTGCCAACAAATTTGTAATCATTACGTCTCATGGCAATACAGAGACGGGGGATTTGTTTTACAGCCAGGAGATATCCTGGTCAGTGCTCAAAGATTTTCTGCTCAAATGTTTTTGCGCCATAGTTCTGTTTATGGCAGCAGTCATCAGCCTTGTGATCCATTTCTATACAAAGCACAAGGTGGCGGACGCCAGGAAAGAAGCGGGAAAGCTGATCCGTATATATATGGATACGGAAAATGCCGATGCGGAGGCGTTATTTACCAGCCGGTATGAAGAGATTGGAACAGAGATGGAGCGTGTAAAAAACACCATGCAGCGCCATGAACAGATATTAAAGGAGGAATCCAGGCGCAAGAGTGATCTGCTGACATATCTGGCTCATGACCTGAAGACACCCCTTACCTCTGTGATGGGATACCTGAGTCTCTTAAGGGAGGCACCGGATATGCCGGAGGAACAGAAGGAAAGATATGTAGGGATCGCTTTTGATAAGGCATGCCGTCTGGAAAGTCTGCTGAATGAGTTTTTTGAGATCACCCGCTATAATCTTCAGGAGATCCCCCTGGAAAAAGAGACCATTGACCTGTATTATATGCTGGTTCAGATGATGGATGAGTTTTATCCGATCCTCTCAGCCCATGGAAACACAGCAATTCTGCATGCGGATGAAAACTTAAGGCTGTATGGAGACCCGGAAAAGCTGGCAAGGGTGTTCAATAATATTTTGAAAAACGCAGTGGCATACAGTTATCCGGACACTGCTATTGAGATCACTGCCAGGGAGACAGACGAGGCGGTAGAGATTTCTTTTGCAAATAAGGGAAAAACCATACCTAAACAGAAGCTGGAATCCATATTTGAAAAGTTTTTCCGGTTGGATGAAGCACGCGGCAGCAATACAGGCGGCGCAGGACTGGGGCTGGCGATCGCAAAAGAGATCATAGAGCAGCACGGGGGATGTCTCCGGGCTGAGAGTAAGGAGGAACTGACTGTATTCTGCGTGTCACTTCCACTGCACTGA
- the vanR gene encoding VanR-ABDEGLN family response regulator transcription factor produces MAEEILVVDDEKEIADLVALYLENENYQVYKYYKAEEALACIQREKIDLALLDIMLPGMSGLEICRKIREKYTFPVIMLTAKGEELDKITGLSLGADDYITKPFRPLELVARVKAQLRRYKRYNSGYEADKDILEHSGLVLNIRTHECTLDEKILSLTPTEFSILQILCREKGKVVSAEELFHEIWGDEYFSKSNNTITVHIRHLREKMNDSFENPRYIKTVWGYGYKIEG; encoded by the coding sequence ATGGCAGAAGAGATACTGGTAGTAGATGATGAGAAGGAGATCGCGGATCTGGTAGCCCTGTACCTGGAAAATGAGAATTATCAGGTTTATAAATATTATAAGGCAGAGGAAGCCCTTGCCTGCATCCAAAGGGAAAAGATCGATCTGGCTTTACTGGATATTATGCTTCCCGGTATGAGCGGCCTGGAGATATGCAGGAAGATAAGGGAAAAATATACATTTCCTGTGATCATGCTGACAGCAAAAGGGGAAGAGCTGGATAAGATAACGGGGCTGAGTCTTGGGGCAGATGATTATATCACAAAACCGTTTCGACCTCTGGAGCTGGTGGCGAGAGTAAAAGCCCAGCTTCGCAGATATAAGAGATATAATTCCGGTTATGAAGCGGATAAGGACATTCTGGAACATTCAGGACTTGTGCTGAATATCAGGACCCATGAGTGTACACTGGATGAGAAAATACTCTCCCTGACCCCTACAGAGTTTTCCATTCTCCAGATCCTCTGCCGGGAGAAGGGAAAGGTGGTGAGCGCGGAGGAACTCTTCCATGAGATTTGGGGAGACGAGTACTTCAGCAAGAGCAATAATACCATAACGGTGCACATCCGCCATCTGAGGGAAAAAATGAATGATTCTTTTGAAAATCCAAGATATATTAAGACGGTCTGGGGGTATGGATACAAAATTGAAGGGTAG
- a CDS encoding sporulation initiation factor Spo0A C-terminal domain-containing protein, which translates to MNNENFQEMLSDGRILEIALQYVLQAGITKKKDGNTENMTGYLQELLVDMDTGARTGILLNRLGITPNLKGHMYLRKAIELEVDGNSSMNGMMKCLYPQVASLCDASPSSVERNIRHAIEVMWERGNRELYQEITNHYVQKRPSNGQFITSIAAYFRDRNILMH; encoded by the coding sequence ATGAATAATGAAAATTTTCAAGAAATGCTGTCGGATGGAAGGATATTGGAAATAGCTCTTCAATATGTGCTGCAGGCAGGGATAACCAAAAAAAAGGACGGGAACACAGAAAATATGACCGGTTATTTACAGGAGCTATTGGTGGATATGGACACGGGGGCGCGTACAGGGATCCTGCTGAACAGGCTGGGGATCACGCCGAATTTAAAGGGGCATATGTATCTGAGAAAAGCCATTGAACTGGAGGTGGACGGGAACAGCAGTATGAATGGAATGATGAAGTGCCTGTATCCCCAGGTGGCATCTCTCTGTGATGCGTCTCCTTCCAGTGTGGAGCGGAATATCCGTCATGCGATCGAGGTGATGTGGGAGCGCGGCAACCGGGAGCTGTATCAGGAGATCACTAACCATTATGTCCAGAAACGTCCAAGCAATGGACAGTTTATCACTTCGATCGCTGCGTATTTCAGGGATAGAAATATTCTTATGCACTGA
- a CDS encoding helix-turn-helix domain-containing protein, translating to MNHKKIKEIMKAQGYTIEMLSLISNIPVGTLSKIISGITANPRYETMSAIAKALNCSLDEFSGRSVAIPYDYEEYLRRFKLLPSCQKEYIKYVIDLEYDRMVHMKTDETMSLRCYEFTSIVDGWVEFDSVKTHNVTIDKNPLTESCTFLVWVRTDLLEPKFFKNSVLGFHRNDGLRPKNGEIWMVLHYGLLFIGRFYKNHERIVLKSLNGTIDDIPITDYHQYRRVGRYVGCMDVPELTKERTALRQD from the coding sequence ATGAACCATAAAAAAATCAAAGAAATCATGAAGGCACAGGGCTATACCATAGAGATGCTGTCCCTGATCAGCAATATTCCCGTGGGAACACTTTCCAAGATCATAAGCGGGATCACTGCCAACCCCAGATACGAAACTATGTCAGCCATAGCAAAAGCACTCAACTGCTCTCTGGATGAATTTTCAGGGCGTTCTGTCGCTATTCCTTATGACTATGAAGAATATCTCCGCCGTTTCAAACTGCTGCCCTCCTGCCAGAAGGAATACATCAAATATGTGATCGATCTGGAATACGACCGCATGGTACATATGAAGACCGATGAAACCATGTCCCTGAGATGTTATGAGTTTACCAGCATTGTTGACGGCTGGGTCGAATTTGACAGTGTAAAAACCCACAATGTAACCATAGATAAAAATCCTCTGACGGAAAGCTGTACCTTTCTGGTATGGGTACGCACCGATTTACTGGAGCCAAAATTTTTCAAAAATTCTGTTCTGGGTTTTCACCGCAATGACGGCCTGCGTCCCAAAAACGGCGAAATATGGATGGTACTTCATTACGGACTGCTGTTTATCGGAAGATTTTATAAAAACCATGAGAGGATCGTCCTGAAATCACTGAACGGAACCATTGATGACATTCCCATTACAGATTATCACCAATACCGGCGGGTGGGTCGCTATGTGGGATGCATGGATGTCCCTGAGCTGACTAAGGAGAGGACCGCTCTCCGGCAGGATTAA
- a CDS encoding ABC transporter permease yields the protein MFFKLFAKECGQMLKSLIYYLFLAALIFFYVSQVGSFTPYSEPLKGQEESYGVKASSDKQQIMGATLAILAGEYEENSYTAYPMGFYKNVVLNKEKQEKIHQILIDCTGMEEGYTEAIYVPDFKNQTDDSAVIQITGVNPPVLSPAESLPYDKFLRHMKKADEIIGGGTSYDVENVKNNAMTYATYEDAKKTYDASLYTDRISRGKARLFCDYMGIILGLLPVFLAVTRTLRDRRSMAQEVIYARRASSVTIIAARYFSMVFLILVPLFLLSVMPTLQCVYYGHQMGVSVDVLAYGKYILGWILPETAFVLALGFFLAELFGGPAAILVQVVVWIVSISAGGTKLTGTVGWNLIPRFNNDQATEVWLSVFGQMVKNRLLYTGLAVLLMAGTVLIYHMKRKGVLGGRGKNFIHRKGTL from the coding sequence ATGTTTTTTAAACTGTTTGCCAAAGAATGCGGGCAGATGCTCAAAAGTCTGATCTATTACCTGTTTCTGGCTGCACTGATTTTTTTCTACGTAAGCCAGGTGGGAAGCTTTACCCCGTATTCAGAACCCTTAAAAGGACAGGAAGAGAGCTACGGAGTCAAAGCAAGCTCTGATAAGCAGCAGATCATGGGGGCAACCCTTGCCATACTTGCAGGAGAATATGAGGAAAACAGTTATACCGCTTACCCTATGGGCTTTTATAAAAATGTGGTCCTGAACAAGGAAAAGCAGGAGAAGATCCATCAGATCCTGATTGACTGTACCGGAATGGAGGAGGGATACACAGAGGCCATTTATGTGCCGGATTTTAAAAATCAGACAGATGACAGTGCAGTCATACAGATAACAGGAGTCAATCCGCCGGTTCTTTCACCGGCAGAGAGCCTGCCGTATGACAAGTTTTTGAGACATATGAAAAAGGCAGATGAAATCATTGGCGGAGGCACCAGCTATGATGTGGAGAATGTAAAAAACAATGCGATGACCTATGCCACATACGAGGACGCTAAAAAAACCTATGATGCCAGTCTGTATACGGACCGGATTTCCAGAGGAAAAGCCAGACTGTTCTGTGATTATATGGGGATCATTCTGGGACTTCTTCCGGTATTCCTGGCAGTTACCAGAACACTTAGGGACAGACGTTCCATGGCACAGGAAGTGATCTATGCCAGAAGAGCGTCCTCTGTTACCATCATTGCGGCCCGTTATTTTTCCATGGTATTTTTGATCTTAGTGCCGCTGTTTTTGTTGTCTGTCATGCCTACGCTGCAGTGTGTTTATTATGGGCATCAGATGGGCGTGTCAGTGGATGTGCTGGCCTACGGAAAATATATACTGGGATGGATCCTTCCGGAAACAGCCTTTGTACTGGCATTAGGGTTCTTCCTGGCGGAACTATTTGGGGGGCCGGCCGCCATTTTGGTGCAGGTAGTGGTCTGGATCGTAAGTATCAGCGCAGGGGGAACAAAGCTGACAGGTACGGTGGGATGGAACCTGATCCCCAGGTTTAACAATGACCAGGCCACAGAGGTATGGCTGTCCGTGTTCGGGCAGATGGTTAAGAACAGACTTCTGTACACCGGGCTGGCCGTGCTCCTCATGGCAGGTACTGTGCTCATATATCACATGAAACGGAAAGGGGTGCTGGGAGGCCGTGGAAAGAATTTTATCCATAGAAAAGGAACACTTTAA
- a CDS encoding ABC transporter ATP-binding protein, with protein sequence MDTKIVIKNLSKTYGKKQALKHVDLTIHKGMFGLLGPNGAGKTTLMKIIATLLQKTEGDIHVCGINIDNDREIRKIIGYLPQDFSMYGNMSVYEAMDYLGVLSGLSKPARKERIPSLLEQVNLTDDVKTKVRAMSGGMRRRLGIAQALLHDPKVLIVDEPTAGLDPEERVRFRNLLSETAKDRIVILSTHIVGDVEATCEDIAVLNRGCVLFQGTVTELLEEAAGRIYSAQVSRMELESIRDHYTVTSMMMQGNHASVRLISDEKPFSDAQICEANVEDAYMYLMQEERRGK encoded by the coding sequence ATGGATACGAAGATAGTGATTAAAAATCTGAGTAAAACTTATGGAAAAAAGCAGGCTCTGAAACATGTGGATCTGACCATCCACAAGGGTATGTTCGGCCTTTTGGGACCAAATGGCGCCGGCAAGACAACACTTATGAAGATCATTGCCACTCTGCTGCAGAAAACAGAAGGGGACATTCATGTGTGTGGGATCAATATTGATAATGACAGGGAGATTCGGAAGATCATCGGTTATCTGCCCCAGGATTTTTCCATGTATGGGAATATGTCTGTATATGAGGCCATGGATTATCTCGGAGTATTGTCTGGGCTGTCCAAGCCGGCAAGAAAGGAACGGATCCCGTCACTGCTGGAGCAGGTAAACCTGACGGATGATGTAAAAACAAAAGTGCGCGCCATGTCAGGAGGAATGCGCAGGAGGTTGGGAATTGCTCAGGCTCTGCTCCATGACCCTAAAGTGCTGATTGTGGATGAACCCACTGCAGGGCTTGATCCGGAAGAGAGGGTACGTTTTCGCAACCTGCTCAGTGAGACGGCAAAGGACAGGATCGTCATACTCTCCACACATATTGTGGGGGATGTGGAGGCTACCTGTGAGGATATAGCGGTTCTGAACCGTGGCTGTGTGCTCTTTCAGGGGACTGTCACAGAACTTCTGGAGGAAGCTGCCGGCAGGATATACAGTGCCCAGGTGTCCAGGATGGAACTGGAGAGTATCAGGGATCATTACACGGTTACCAGTATGATGATGCAGGGGAATCATGCCTCTGTCCGTCTGATCTCGGATGAAAAACCTTTCAGCGATGCGCAGATATGTGAGGCCAATGTGGAGGATGCCTATATGTATCTGATGCAGGAGGAGAGGAGGGGGAAATAA
- a CDS encoding HAMP domain-containing sensor histidine kinase, which translates to MDWIEGYLENLGKKIRNLNLKKSLRLYIFVAVLAICLASAMTIQTCNGWKRIIETPYMHKESKNVLDKDKNSVFTLEYYVPEKELTKTDIILLEVINILQYGCVLLYSVLAIAFVSILYYRNKLKIPINIMTDAARHISGNDMGYSCRYESADEMGQLCRCLDDMRLKLIAYQENLWKQTEDQRTLNAAFAHDLRTPLTVMQGYVDLLLRFYPDGRLQEEKVMEILHTMQEQLGRLENFGGTMKEIHSMEERIPKKKSITLALLCDKIRETAVPLQETEGMEIQVKLMGNPETKLLADDSFVMEVAENLLSNALRYAQKKVEVLLEAQREEGPLRLYVKDDGRGFSKEELTKAVSPYYRDKEGDSSHFGIGLSISALLCKKHGGELELANSICGGAIVCAVFSCT; encoded by the coding sequence ATGGATTGGATAGAGGGATATCTGGAGAATCTGGGAAAGAAGATCAGGAATCTGAACCTGAAAAAATCTCTGCGCCTTTACATTTTTGTGGCGGTATTGGCAATCTGTCTGGCCTCTGCCATGACCATACAGACCTGCAATGGCTGGAAACGAATCATTGAGACGCCATACATGCATAAGGAGTCTAAGAATGTATTGGATAAGGATAAGAATAGTGTTTTCACTCTTGAATATTATGTGCCGGAAAAAGAGCTGACAAAGACAGACATCATTCTTCTGGAAGTCATCAATATTCTGCAGTATGGTTGTGTTCTGCTGTACTCTGTTCTGGCGATCGCGTTTGTATCCATACTGTATTACAGAAATAAGTTGAAGATTCCCATTAATATTATGACAGACGCAGCCCGGCACATTTCCGGAAACGATATGGGATATTCCTGCAGGTACGAGAGTGCGGACGAAATGGGACAACTCTGCAGGTGCCTGGATGATATGCGGCTGAAGCTCATCGCCTATCAGGAGAACCTCTGGAAGCAGACAGAGGACCAGAGGACTCTGAATGCGGCATTTGCCCACGATCTGCGCACTCCGCTTACGGTTATGCAGGGGTATGTGGATCTGTTGCTGCGTTTTTACCCGGATGGCCGTCTGCAGGAGGAGAAGGTTATGGAAATTCTTCATACCATGCAGGAACAACTGGGCCGGCTGGAGAACTTTGGCGGTACTATGAAAGAAATCCACAGTATGGAAGAACGAATACCCAAAAAGAAAAGTATTACTCTGGCACTCCTTTGCGATAAGATCCGGGAGACAGCAGTACCTTTACAGGAGACAGAGGGTATGGAGATCCAAGTGAAGCTAATGGGAAATCCGGAGACAAAGCTGCTGGCAGATGATTCTTTTGTGATGGAAGTGGCGGAGAATCTTCTTTCAAATGCGCTTCGCTATGCGCAGAAGAAGGTGGAAGTGCTCCTGGAAGCCCAGCGTGAGGAAGGCCCCTTGCGCCTGTATGTAAAAGATGATGGAAGAGGATTTTCAAAAGAAGAGCTGACAAAAGCGGTATCCCCTTATTACAGGGATAAGGAAGGGGACAGCAGTCATTTCGGAATCGGGTTGTCCATCAGTGCCCTGCTCTGCAAAAAGCATGGGGGAGAGCTGGAGCTTGCCAACAGCATTTGCGGAGGTGCCATTGTCTGTGCAGTTTTTTCCTGTACGTAG
- a CDS encoding response regulator transcription factor codes for MAEKILIVDDEKDIRNMLRDYFELQGYEIYTAAGGEEALEKMKIQPDMILLDINMPDMDGYEVCRRIRDHVSCPILFLTARVEEQDRINGLMIGGDDYIMKPFSMDELDARILAHLRREKRLASREQLQFQGKLVINYSQRKVFYDSVQIPFTRMEFDLIEFLSMHKKQVFSKERIYEAVRGYDGDGDSSIIMEHIRRIRQKLKKYTKHDYIETVWGVGYQWIG; via the coding sequence ATGGCTGAAAAAATATTGATCGTAGATGATGAAAAGGATATCCGTAATATGCTGAGAGACTATTTTGAGCTGCAGGGATATGAAATCTATACAGCGGCAGGTGGGGAAGAAGCCCTGGAAAAAATGAAGATACAGCCGGATATGATCCTTCTTGATATCAATATGCCGGATATGGACGGCTATGAGGTGTGCAGAAGGATCAGGGATCATGTGAGCTGTCCCATTTTGTTTCTCACCGCAAGGGTGGAGGAACAGGACAGAATCAATGGACTGATGATCGGCGGAGATGATTACATTATGAAGCCATTCAGCATGGATGAACTGGATGCCAGGATACTGGCTCATCTGAGGCGTGAGAAACGGCTGGCATCCAGAGAACAACTGCAATTTCAGGGAAAACTGGTTATCAATTATTCACAGAGAAAAGTATTTTATGACAGTGTACAGATTCCTTTTACCAGGATGGAATTTGATCTCATAGAATTTCTGTCCATGCACAAGAAGCAGGTCTTCAGCAAAGAACGCATATATGAAGCGGTCCGCGGCTATGACGGGGATGGGGACAGCAGTATTATCATGGAGCATATCAGAAGGATCAGGCAGAAACTGAAAAAATATACAAAGCATGACTATATAGAAACTGTTTGGGGAGTGGGATATCAATGGATTGGATAG